The Candidatus Methylacidithermus pantelleriae genome includes the window AAGCTCAGCCAAGTGGGAGAGAGGTTCTACCAAGCTGGGAACATAATCCAGAGCAATTCCTGACTTTTCCGGGGGCAGGGGAGAAAACCAGTGGACTCTCATGGTTGGGTGAGTTCTGCCACGACCTTTTCCCAGCTGATATCGAGCGTGTCGTAAAACTGCCGCCCAGCTCGCCCCAGTTTACAGGCAAGTGCAGGATCTTCCCACAATCGGTCCATGGCTACGGCCAAACCCTCGGGAGTGGGTTCTACGACAAACCCCGTTTCCCCATCACGAACCAGTTCAAGCGGCCCCCCCGAATCCCGGCATGTGATCACGGGTTTTGAACTTAGCATGGCCTCCAGCGTCACATAGCCGTAATCTTCATCGAAGGGAGGGAAAATCACGCCGAGGCAAGAGGCATACAACTGCCGCTTTTTTTCCTCCGTAACTCTCCCAAGAAAGTGCGCGCGATCGCTCATTCGCAGGGAGAGAACCTTTTGCTCAAGCTCCTTCTCGTAAGCCGGATTATCCGGCGCACCGCAAAAGACAACCCGAACGGGGTGCCGGCAAAAGGAGAGGGCTTCTACCACCAGTTCCTGCCGCTTGATCGGAGTTAACCGGCTTGGATAGAAAAAGAAGGGCTCGGGTTGTTGCCAGTAGAACGTTTCAGCCTCGGGCGG containing:
- a CDS encoding glycosyltransferase family 4 protein, with translation MRVVVAAVQVPFIQGGAEAHALGLCQALTQAGHEVEMVRIPFKWYPPERILEHALACRLLDLSESNGVRIDRLIALKFPAYLLPHPNKIIWLLHQHRSAYELWDAPWGSDLMNRPCGLSVRQAIWEADRAGLREAQSIYANSSRVAERLWHYCRIPARVLYHPPPEAETFYWQQPEPFFFYPSRLTPIKRQELVVEALSFCRHPVRVVFCGAPDNPAYEKELEQKVLSLRMSDRAHFLGRVTEEKKRQLYASCLGVIFPPFDEDYGYVTLEAMLSSKPVITCRDSGGPLELVRDGETGFVVEPTPEGLAVAMDRLWEDPALACKLGRAGRQFYDTLDISWEKVVAELTQP